One part of the Equus asinus isolate D_3611 breed Donkey chromosome 6, EquAss-T2T_v2, whole genome shotgun sequence genome encodes these proteins:
- the SNRNP27 gene encoding U4/U6.U5 small nuclear ribonucleoprotein 27 kDa protein, which translates to MGRSRSRSPRRERRRSRSTSRERERRRRERSRSRERDRRRSRSRSPHRRRSRSPRRHRSTSPSPSRLKERRDEEKKETKETKSKERQITEEDLEGKTEEEIEMMKLMGFASFDSTKGKKVDGSVNAYAINVSQKRKYRQYMNRKGGFNRPLDFIA; encoded by the exons ATGGGTCGCAGCCGCAGCCGCTCCCCGCGGCGGG AGCGTAGGCGGTCCCGGTCCACGTCCCGGGAGAGAGAACGCAGGCGCCGAGAAAGGTCCCGGTCCCGGGAGAGAGATCGGAGAAGGAGCCGCTCTCGATCCCCGCACAGAAGACGCTCCAG ATCCCCAAGACGACATAGATCCACATCTCCTTCCCCTTCTCgattgaaagaaagaagagatgaggaaaagaaagaaacaaaagaaacaaagagcaaaGAGCGTCAGATTACTG AAGAAGACTTAGAgggcaaaacagaggaagaaatagaaatgatgaaGCTAATGGGATTTGCCTCCTTTGACTCCACCAAA GGGAAAAAGGTGGATGGCTCTGTAAATGCTTATGCCATAAATGTGTCTCAGAAGAGGAAGTACAG GCAGTACATGAATCGAAAAGGTGGATTCAACAGACCTTTGGATTTCATTGCATGA